The DNA region TTATTTTTATGTACCTACTGACTCATTGTAGTAGTAGTATCCACTGGCTATTACTACTTCTACACTTCAAAGACTACCTTTTCATATTCATTTGACCATGTTTCATGCCCTCCTACTGTTTTCTATTACTTACTTCATTCCattatatttgctatatttgattttttaacgaaatttaatatgttattttgttcatttatatgTCGAGCTATacacattaaaaattataaaaatttaatattgtaaaagtatgtgattagacaattcaaacaagatcccacttaactatgttttacatACACATTAGTCGcaacatataaaataagcttgaacgatacgTATCTATAATCAAAATGTAGTAAATATTTCAGAACAAAGAAAGTAGTACAAAATAACAAGAAAATAAgtgatattttattaaaaaaaaaaaagcaaaaatgtGTATAtagctaaaaatataaattaaatgtatGATTACATAGTAAAATTCTgttctaataataattaattgagAGAACAACCCTACAAATTGATAGGGATATCTTGGTGTTGTAATTTTTAGTTGTCTTAAACATGGTAGTTTTAATTTTTCTgataaaagattaaaaaaagaataattaccGGGAGTAATATAATCTTTTGCTTATTTcgctacaataatatcaacttttgattaatcatgaataataccaagtTAAAGGGGTGTTTTTATAGAaaatccctaacatgttaaaaatcaaactataagtaaatacaagataaaaaaattagtaaattatttacggtaatttttccaaaaaaaattcaaagtggATTATGTTTGTTAGCGAGAGAAACGTTCCGGTCATTTTTTAATCTACTAACTAGTGGTGGAAATCAACTTTTGTTTCTATGAAAAACTCTTAaagaaattttcttttatatatgtcaaaaaacttgatttatttcattaatatatatatatatatatatatatatatatatatatatatatatatatatatatatatatatatctaaaatcTTAATCGAAATTCTTTCTCCATTTAAAGTGTAATatttaaatgagaaaaacattAGAGAACAAAACGCTTCGGTGTTTTAACTTAGATTATTGCCAATATAAAAGTCTAAGGCTTAGGTGTATACTTCATTAGGTGTAGAATGTGTGTGATTTTTGAGTTTAAAAGGCTTTTATAGGTCCCAAGTCTCAATTAGGGGTGCAAGTTCAATGTTTAGTTTGGATTCAATACAAATCTaaatcaaaataagttaaattcaattttgattattttttatttcagattcaaattcaaattgaacTAAACCGATTTATAAAATGCCAATTAAAATTGAACCAATTAACTGAATttacatttcaaaaaaaacatttcatttaaaaatttaaccaAACTTGACTAAATTGCACAAAATTGACCGTGTTATACCAAATTGACTACTTTGCACCGAATTTTTGGAAGTTTATAATATAATTGTGCTTGCAATAACTGCAATAAAAATTCCAACTAAACTCCTAATTGTTTTCTAATTCTCAAACACAACACCAAAGATTATGGATCAAGTCAAATAAAACTCTTATATAAacatttttcaatttcattAACCTAGTTATATAAAAggatgaaaatttgttaaattcCTGATTCAACACTTTCATGTTTATCGATAATTGTTGTTTCACAAAGAAAGAAACTACCACTAGATTATAATTtggtttaaggttttttggattttaacttCTCAGAAgtgtattttataagttttaaagTTAGACGTTCGATTTTTTCAGTTTACAAAATCTCAAAACCTCAAAACCAAATCCAAGCCGAACATCGAGATGAAATTAAATTGCAAGttcaaacccaaaaaaaaaaaaataataaataaaataaaaccaaattgctttttgaatttgttttaatttggtGTTTTGTTTTTCAGCAACTTACTTACACCGCTAATCCCAGCAGCTAAAAAGTCCCAATTCAACCACCCATGAATTCCCATTGAACATGAGACTAAAACCAAACATCAACGAAAAGCCATCACAATGTAACCCCACTTATGGCTCACTTAAGTTAGAAGAACCAAAGGGATTAAACCATATTCAAACAATCTAATTatgaaataattagaaaattagATAAATGATCATAAAATGCAATAATTCCAACAGAAGCTTGTAAATTGCAACTTGCGATGGAGGTCGCAAATTACAAGCTGTCCTCTTCCCTTTATTCTCGTTTCGCCGGCTAATTTTTATTGCAAATCCTTTttaataaatactccctcctattctattACGCCTATAagtctcatttttttttcactatttactattcacttatcactcttaatttatattttattattaatttataaattaaagcatagttatatgtaattttatttaattcaactTAATATAACgattattaatgtcaaatttttataatttttaattaaaaataattagagatattaaaagttaaaattttacgtgtataaaatagtaaatgggGCTAATGGACTAAATAAGAGTAGTATCAATCActctttttatattataaatgcACGCTCAACAATGAAATAAGGATTTTAGAGAACCAAAGGCTTTCTCTATTCCTTAAAAATAttctcatttgttattttagtgttttatttattattccaaatcagaatattttatttatatcacgaattttataaaaaataatcttatttattcttattttaatattttaataatgtttatggtccctacatatatattattaactttattttaacatttttacatTTCTTATAATCCACACATGTAtgctaactttataaaaatattttttataagttgtaattctcatattttttcccctttcttttaatatattttaatatttatgatctTTTTTTTCTACATCAAATGTATTATTCAATgacataaatacataatatatcctctatctatttatttaattttttttatgtcgcGTGAATATCCCCTTAATTGAGGAAGGAAGAGAGTACTACTTTCCTTGATTTAATTGTTACTTCATACTAACCTTTTTTTATCGAGTAGGAGTTGACTAGTGAGCCACAtgggatcaaaattgaaatagaATTGATAAGAGTATTTTACATATTATTACCAAATTctaataattattaacaaattcaaataattagtttaaactttAGTTAAGTGGGTTTCTTTAACATTGATATTAAAAGTGAACATAATATAAGGTCataagtttgaatttctttcacCCTATCTAGTGGAACATTTAACGACATACTTCATATTAGCGACGTTCATGCTGCACTCACTTTAACACCCAGAACCTGTTGAACCGACGTTGACTACCCATGGGGACTGTAGACTTGTCCTAGAGACCTACATAAGTCTTTTTTATGGGCACTTTAGCCTCACTCGTGCATACCAAGAAAACTTCAAGAAAGTCACCTATCATAAGATTATCCCTACCAAACATGCTTAACTGCAGAGTTTTTAGTCATGGAttcccttgaaaagaaaatCACCTTTTTGATATGAATAGCCTAAGTTTTAGGATCTTTCCCCGCAGCTGTACTAAAAACACTATtagccacggtcgcagggttaATCAGATATCACTTATAACACTCTGAACCCATCAAACCAATAACAACTACTCATgatcaacacaagtcttttcagtGCACTTTGACGTCATTCCTACGCACCAAGAAAACTTCTCAGAAGGTTACCCATCTTAAGATTGCATTCCCCACCAAACACGCTTAACTGCAGAGTTCTTAGCAGCAAATGAGCTCCTTGAAAAAAAGACACATATTGTTGATATCTATCAATTATTCTTAAAGTTCAATTGGTGGTATTACACTTACACTAACAACACAAACAACCTCTCTCGTGTaaggaaaaatgaaaaacatataaaatatttttaaacccTAACAGTTATTTAGATATTTAGTTAAGAGTTAAATTTCAAAATAGCAGGGCagggaaaaaagaaagaaaaggtaTTCCAAACTATGATACAAATCAAGTAGCTCCTCTTCAAGTATGATTTGACATAAAAGGAATGGAGGGGAAGTCTTTTTATCAGCTGGACAGCATTTCACATTCATTTAAGTTTATTGATTCTCCACTTTGCTTATCATCGTCGGTCTCAACCGACCCAATTGCCAACTTTCTACAATCATACACCATTTATTCATCTATTGTACTTCTTATTATTTACAggagttaaaacttaaaaagggGCTCACTcttatgatatttaattttatttccaaGAGTTCAATGTATGAATATACTTGATGGATTAAGAGGATCAAATAGTACCTAGAGGCAATCTAAATATAAGTTTTAGAGAAGCTATTTGAGGCCTTTTGCATGTTTCTAACATACAGATCCACACATAACAAACCCGAATcgactgatttttttttagctAATTTGAAGTTTTAAGAGAAAagttacataatttttttagctattttatggtaattaaaactaaaaaaatctaTGACGAGTTGAGTCAAAACCTGACCAACCAACTTTACGGATGTTTTTTTATAACATTATAATTCAATATGCCTAAAGCAAGATTCATTCTACTATGTTGTATATACAAACTAAGTGTACTGTGGTAACATACTAACAATATAACTAACTAAATATCGATGCACGCTATTAATATAATCAACAAGTTGGGTATCAATATGAATTAATCATTTAATCTTAAATCTGAATTGTAAAATAAAGATCAATAATTATTGGATAATTTTTGTATTATGGATGAAAACAATTTGAGATTTAATTCCGTTGAAACTATGACTTAAATGtgccaaggatcaattattagtgGTCCTAATTGAATTGGAAAAAAATACAGATAAATACATATCAGAACATAAATTATGTATcttgaaatatatttcaaaataatcaataatcaaacaACACGAGACAATTTAAAATGGTTTACACAATGTGGGCTATGTTTACTTTCTATTTTAGATGTTTTATTGATGAATCAGAAGTTCCTTAAAGCTGCAATGAATTTATAATGGTGGTTTGGGAAAATTGGAAAGATAAGAGATTAGTGGTTTAAATATGTTAAGAGAGATTAAGAAACGTAAAATATTCACTTACTAACACATCACAACAAAAATTCATATGTACCCACTATTATCACAAATAGTTCCTAGTGTTATTCCAAATCATAACAAGTCCATAAAGGACATACAAGGCACAGTAAAACCCAACAAATCCAATTCAAAGGAGAGAACAAAATGAAGAGTTAAGTTAGGAATACATattattttgtctttaattAAGGCATCTGGGGTACAACCGCAGCTAGCCATTGGTCTTGTCTTGTGTCCAGATTTTCGCATAAGATTCCAAGCTAAAAATCAGCATAGAGTAATTCCAAAACCCACCATAACTAGAAAAAGCAATAACCTTGATGAAAAAGACTAACTGATGGATTACATACAGCTGGGGCTATAATGCTTCCCTTTTGCAAATTGCAATAGCCAATAGACCTCTCCTTTGAATTGTGTTTCAATAGGTTAACTTATggcttgtaaattgtaattgagCACAAATTTTAAACACATGAGCGTGGTTGTAATACATTCTTGGCCACAAATCTAATTAAGTGAGATCCATGAGTACCCATTGTGACTGGCAATATTGGCAGTCCTAAGTAAAGTCTCGGCTTGACCACTCGCTTTGACCGTGATGTATTACAATAATGATGtatcataatatgttataagaTGGAAATCTACACTATTCTTATATAATCTCTTTGTTTATGGCCTTGAACCCTTTTTGAATCACCAAAGTACCAATGAAGATATGGTTGTGACAATGGAAGTAGTCACTCGAAAACTTGATATTCGTAAAAGGCGTTCACACACTtttctattgtgatatttctctcacaaaggtgcttggaatgatgatgaaattcacaatgatatacaatctacacaacaattTCCTAGCTCAAAGGAGATTGTAGTAAAGACAAGTATTGCGATGGattaatgattttgatgatattgagagttgattactctctcaatataaTCTTATGtaaagaagaacaagaataagagaTATTTTTAATGAGAGAAATTCAGAGAATGATAAGAGAATggggatggaatgtcccttagcatactccctctatttatagagagGAGTATCAAGCAATGTCTCCCTACGAAACAGGTATGTTTCATCAAACAAAGCATATGAACCAAAGAGATGATTCACCAATGCTTATCAATGAAACATAGTGAATGTTTCATCAGAAATAACTTCTAATCAGAAGTTAATAGCTATTAATGATGATTGAACTCAAGCAACACTAACAAAATACACGAATAAAACCGCGAAGATAACAGACAGTAGCAGGCGACGAGTCGCCACACTAGAAAAGCCAACTCAGCTTTCATCCCAAAGCCAACTCAACTTTGGGTTATGTCCCAAATTTGCACAGGCAGATACTAAGCGACGACTCGTCGTTTTGTTCCGTCTCCtttttgcaattttatttttaaggcaTATTTTGGACTTGTAATATATTGTCTATATATTAGTCCAACTACTATACTTAGTATGTAATACATATaaatctaggtctatatactctaaatgttcaacatgaTTTGGGGAGTCAACCCACAACTTTAAGTCTTGGAACTGAACGTTGTGGCTTGCCAACTTCTCATACATACTTGATATTAGTGGCATGTGCATTCATGTCTTTTTATGATCTAGTTTGTTCATTTTACGTTGTTGTGGATTTTCACCTTGTTATCAAATGCTTCACCCAATATTCTTGCTTGAGGCCAAGCAAGGGCTTTGCTTGGGGGAGTTTGTTAGATGTCTTTAATTCATATTGTTCTCCCTCAATTAAGCTTGATTAGAAAGAATTTATATGCCTTTATGCATAGTTTGTTGGCGTTTTAAGGTGATTTAGTGCTTTAATTGATAATTTTGGTGCATTTCAAGTATTATTGTTGCAACCGAGCACAAAACTGAGCTACTTTGGCACGTAAATTCTCATTTAACCTCGAAGACTCGACGTAACAAAACTTTAAAGAGTCGAAACATGAAGCCTAGCCAAATTGAGCACCCTCTAGGCCTACACAGAAGTCTACTTGACCAACAATAGATCGATTAAGGCCTTCTTGATCATGTAATGCAAGACATTGAAAATGGAGACAAAGGTCggtaaagaataaggttttgatGTTTTACCGCCCGGTCGAGCAAGTATGTTCGATCGAACATATGTGGTCATAATGTTTTAAAATGTCAGTAACATTTTTTCCAAGGTCACGGGACATACGCTCGATCCGATCGAGTAACCTTTGCTCGATCGAGTAAAGCCTAATTTCTTCTTATTGTTCCATTTTTAAAGTATCTACATGTCCGTCATATGCTCGCTTGACTTGGTCGAGCTATCCTTGCTCGGTCAAGTGGCTTTAGTGATCATGTGGGTCCCTAAATACTACTCTATAATATTATTATGGTATGTTGCAGCTTGCAGGAATAATGGTTTGCCACCGctactaggggtgttcaaaatcgaATACCAAACAGATTCGATTCTAGCTAGAAATTAGATTTCCATTTTTGGGATAGTACTGAAATTCTTTATTCAATTCAAGTTCgaaaaaactaaatatttagAAACTGGATATCCGGTCTAATTCGGATTGAATATCAGATATCTAATTTTTAAGTTCATCATTTTGGGAATATGgttggatttttaaaaaattatttgttgattattggtaatttattagaaaaaaaaagtaagataaaaactaaaaagtaaaaaccaaAGAAAAAAGTCTTATATGAATATAGGTGACTTTAAAGCAATcacaattttattttactaactaaaaaaGCCAAAATGTTGGCCAAGAAACAAAGCTACTTTCTCcatatcttaaaattatttccaTTTGAATTTTGGGTTGTATCATTTGTTGTTCTCATTTCGTACAAaattaaccttgttcattctaattttaatattttaagaatgtTTATAGTTTCacatatattttccactaacttcagtttaacatttttatacttTCTCCGTCTTGAAATACTCACTAAATATTTTtcgatatttattttaatttatctttttataaaaaaaaacctgCTATAGCAAGTTATCAGATTGCCggatttactctaggaaaataccctttaaagttggaattattcataattaatcaataaatgtgattattttagaaaattcatgaaaaaattggattactttaggtaatttttctttaattttattatttaataaaataatatatgaaatgaaaacaaaatgaatAATCTTTAAAACACATCGTAAGGCATGCGGCCAGGGTTAGTTTTACTAATGATGAAAGGAAAATGAGTCAATTACTGAATCCCTAAGTTCCATCTAGTCTACATAGAAACACAAAATGCACAACTTCACAAAACCatttcaaaaagtaaacaagaatATGCTGATAGTATTCCCCTTCCTAATTAACCCCACCTTCCCCCAGACCcctaacaataataaaatttgaaaaggaGTCCTCTATAAAAGGTGAGAATGGCTGTCTAATTTAAGGGTTCAAGTTTTGTCTCAAAGCGTGAGAGAAGTAATTGCTTACTCTCACTCTCACTCCTTTCCTTCCTCCATTTTTTCCATTTCAATTCTCTGTTCAATTGCCCAAATTTGTAAACACGCcacttttttcaccattttactCTCCAATTTCCCTCGTTTTTCCACATTTTTTCAATCGCATCtttcatattttcaatttttgagtTCCCTCCCAAACTTCTGCTAAATTTTCtccatattttttgttttgtgtgTTTTGATTATAATCGTCCATGGAGTTTTTATCTGTGAATTTATGGCGACGACTTCAGAGTTTAGCGAAGTACCTGCGATTTGTTGAGCTTtgtattttagtttgttttctTTCATGGCTATTAACTCATCTTCCTTTTGCAGTCAAAATTTCCGGTGAATATTTTCGAAAACTTTTATCACTTATTTTATGTCCAATCTCAATTTTTCTCCTCGGAAACGCTATTATTGTTACTCTTTTAGCAAAATCGGGTTCATTTTCTTCTGAATCGTCGTCGGCGATAGATAATGTTGTCGCAGAACTGATTGACGATTTTCGATCTGAAAATCTTGAAGAATTTACTGCTTTACTCAAGGAAGAGATTGTGTTTCAGGATAAAGAGATTATTAGCGAAGAAAACCTGACGGTTCCTAATAAGATAGAAGttgttgatgaaattttttttccagaaGATTCAACAATGGAGGTAAAAACGAGTTACAGACGCACTCAATCAGAGAAAATAAGGAGAAAATGTACAATGGAAGATGACAAAAAGGGGAAGCTCCGGCGATCGGATACAGAAACTTTTCGTAAAACCATGGTTGAAGACAAAGATTCATCAATGGCGGAAGatggaatgaacgatgaagagtttAACAGAGCGATTGAAGCGTTTATAGCGAAGCAGGTGAAATTTCATCGTAAAGAGCGGCTTTCTGTCGTTCTCC from Amaranthus tricolor cultivar Red isolate AtriRed21 chromosome 3, ASM2621246v1, whole genome shotgun sequence includes:
- the LOC130808164 gene encoding uncharacterized protein LOC130808164, which produces MEFLSVNLWRRLQSLAKYLRFVELCILVCFLSWLLTHLPFAVKISGEYFRKLLSLILCPISIFLLGNAIIVTLLAKSGSFSSESSSAIDNVVAELIDDFRSENLEEFTALLKEEIVFQDKEIISEENLTVPNKIEVVDEIFFPEDSTMEVKTSYRRTQSEKIRRKCTMEDDKKGKLRRSDTETFRKTMVEDKDSSMAEDGMNDEEFNRAIEAFIAKQVKFHRKERLSVVLHGQA